One genomic segment of Amycolatopsis sp. Hca4 includes these proteins:
- a CDS encoding acyl-CoA dehydrogenase family protein: protein MHVELTTAQRQLRAELREYFAGLISPEERRAMRRERHGPVFREIVRRMGRDGRLGVGWPVEYGGQGFGGIEQHLFVDEAARADVQLPSVTLQTVGPTLQEFGTDEQKAFFLPKILAGEIHFAIGYSEPEAGTDLAALRTTAVRDGDEYVVNGQKIFTTGGHDADYVWLAVRTAPDAPKHKGISILIVDTSDPGYSWTPIITCDGAHHVNATYYSDVRVPANRLVGRENAGWRLITTQLNHERVMLGPAGRIGGLYDRVRAWASAHGLLDLADVRAVLAEALAVTRVNELLNWQVAVSSASAPVGVADASATKVFSSEAIQRIGRNLEEVVGRHGDLADPDTAELAEWLDLTAKRNIVLTFGGGVSEIQRELIASIGLGLPRVPR from the coding sequence ATGCACGTCGAACTGACCACCGCGCAACGGCAGCTGCGCGCCGAGCTGCGCGAGTACTTCGCCGGCCTGATCAGCCCCGAGGAGCGCCGGGCGATGCGGCGCGAGCGGCACGGGCCGGTGTTCCGCGAGATCGTCCGCCGGATGGGCCGCGACGGCAGGCTCGGCGTCGGCTGGCCGGTCGAGTACGGCGGCCAGGGCTTCGGCGGGATCGAGCAGCACCTGTTCGTCGACGAGGCCGCCCGCGCCGACGTCCAGCTGCCGTCGGTCACGCTGCAGACGGTCGGCCCGACGCTGCAGGAGTTCGGCACCGACGAGCAGAAAGCCTTCTTCCTGCCGAAGATCCTGGCCGGGGAGATCCACTTCGCCATCGGCTACAGCGAACCGGAGGCGGGCACCGACCTCGCGGCGCTGCGGACCACGGCGGTGCGCGACGGCGACGAGTACGTCGTCAACGGCCAGAAGATCTTCACCACCGGCGGCCACGACGCCGACTACGTCTGGCTCGCCGTGCGGACCGCGCCGGACGCGCCGAAGCACAAGGGCATCTCGATCCTCATCGTCGACACGAGCGACCCCGGCTACTCGTGGACGCCGATCATCACCTGCGACGGCGCCCACCACGTCAACGCGACGTACTACTCGGACGTCCGCGTGCCGGCGAACCGCCTGGTGGGCCGGGAAAACGCGGGCTGGCGGCTGATCACGACGCAGCTCAACCACGAGCGCGTGATGCTCGGGCCGGCCGGGCGGATCGGCGGGCTGTACGACCGCGTCCGCGCCTGGGCGAGCGCGCACGGCCTGCTCGACCTCGCCGACGTGCGGGCCGTGCTCGCCGAGGCGCTGGCCGTGACCCGGGTGAACGAGCTGCTGAACTGGCAGGTCGCGGTGTCCTCGGCGAGCGCGCCGGTGGGCGTGGCCGACGCCTCGGCGACCAAGGTGTTCAGCTCCGAGGCCATCCAGCGGATCGGCCGGAACCTGGAGGAGGTCGTCGGCCGCCACGGCGACCTGGCCGATCCGGACACCGCCGAGCTGGCCGAATGGCTGGACCTCACCGCGAAACGCAACATCGTGCTGACCTTCGGCGGGGGCGTCAGCGAAATCCAACGGGAGCTGATCGCCTCGATCGGCCTGGGTCTGCCGAGGGTGCCACGATGA
- a CDS encoding bifunctional MaoC family dehydratase N-terminal/OB-fold nucleic acid binding domain-containing protein, whose product MNVREAADAIAAAGESAPGLARDPVNQAMVNNWVEAIGDTNPVYTDPEFAAASVHKGLVAPPAMAQVWTMRGLHGTRAGDDPLGAMMAVLDEAGFTSVVATNSEQTYHRYLRPGEHVAATTRLEDVVGPKKTALGEGWFVTTRTTWYVGEEAVAEMVFRVLKFRPPAPEPPPSPVLRPVINRDTEFFWEGLREGELRIQRWGETLRHPPGPMPPDGSLDTKPDYVVASGRGTVYSYVVHHHPAVPGKQLPFVVALVELEEGVRVMAELLEASPEEVHIGLPVAAAFVRVDDDLTLPAWKVAR is encoded by the coding sequence ATGAACGTCCGGGAAGCCGCCGACGCGATCGCCGCCGCGGGGGAATCCGCGCCGGGCCTGGCGCGGGATCCCGTGAACCAGGCCATGGTGAACAACTGGGTCGAGGCGATCGGGGACACCAACCCGGTGTACACCGATCCGGAGTTCGCTGCCGCGAGTGTCCACAAGGGATTGGTCGCGCCGCCGGCGATGGCCCAGGTGTGGACCATGAGGGGCCTGCACGGCACCCGGGCCGGGGACGACCCGCTCGGCGCGATGATGGCGGTGCTCGACGAGGCCGGGTTCACCTCCGTGGTGGCCACGAACTCGGAGCAGACCTACCACCGCTACCTCCGGCCGGGGGAGCACGTCGCGGCGACCACGCGGCTGGAGGACGTCGTCGGGCCGAAGAAGACCGCCTTGGGCGAAGGCTGGTTCGTGACCACGCGGACGACGTGGTACGTCGGCGAAGAGGCCGTCGCGGAGATGGTGTTCCGGGTGCTCAAGTTCCGCCCGCCCGCGCCGGAACCGCCGCCGTCGCCGGTGCTGCGGCCGGTGATCAACCGGGACACGGAGTTCTTCTGGGAGGGGCTGCGCGAGGGCGAGCTGCGGATCCAGCGCTGGGGCGAGACGCTGCGCCACCCGCCGGGGCCGATGCCGCCCGACGGCTCGCTCGACACCAAGCCCGACTACGTCGTCGCCAGTGGCCGGGGGACGGTGTACTCCTACGTCGTGCACCACCACCCGGCGGTGCCGGGCAAGCAGCTCCCGTTCGTGGTGGCCCTGGTGGAACTGGAAGAAGGGGTCCGCGTGATGGCCGAGCTCCTGGAGGCTTCTCCCGAGGAAGTCCACATCGGACTGCCGGTGGCCGCGGCGTTCGTCCGCGTCGACGACGACCTGACCCTGCCGGCGTGGAAGGTGGCCCGATGA
- a CDS encoding acyl dehydratase → MTVAEGTELPPLTIEATPTFVVSTALATRDFQDVHHDRDSAVARGSKDIFLNILTDTGLVQRFVSAWAGPEALIRSIKIRLGVPCYAYDTLTFTGRVVSASGRDVVVSVSGVDSLGEHVAGTVEVTLP, encoded by the coding sequence ATGACCGTCGCCGAAGGGACCGAGCTGCCGCCGCTGACGATCGAGGCGACGCCGACGTTCGTCGTCAGCACGGCGCTGGCCACCCGGGACTTCCAAGACGTCCACCACGACCGCGACTCGGCGGTGGCCCGCGGCTCGAAGGACATCTTCCTCAACATCCTCACCGACACCGGACTGGTCCAGCGGTTCGTCTCCGCGTGGGCCGGGCCCGAGGCGCTGATCCGGTCGATCAAGATCCGGCTCGGCGTGCCCTGCTACGCCTACGACACGCTGACGTTCACCGGCCGGGTGGTCTCGGCTTCGGGACGGGACGTCGTCGTCTCGGTATCCGGTGTGGACAGTCTCGGCGAGCACGTCGCCGGCACCGTGGAGGTGACGCTGCCGTGA
- a CDS encoding lipid-transfer protein — translation MTLSGRAAIAGIGATEFSKDSGRSELRLAAECISHALADAGLKPSDVDGLVSFTMDGNAEIAVARELGIPELKFFSRIHYGGGAAAATVQQAAMAVATGVADVVVAYRAFNERSGHRFGQVSSAAAGQVNSSGVDNAFHYPMGIATPAATVAMVARRYLHDYGATSEDFGRVAVIDRKHAATNPNAWFHGRPITLEEHQASRWVAEPLHLLDCCQESDGGVALVVTSVSRARDLARPPAVIAAAAQGSGPDQYVMTSYYRDDLAALPEMGVVGRQLWGQSGLQPSDVDVAVLYDHFTPYVLMQLEELGFCGRGEAKDFIADGALELDGALPLNPHGGQLGEAYIHGMNGIAEGVRQIRGTAANQVKGAARVLVTAGTGVPTSGLVLTGD, via the coding sequence GTGACGCTCTCGGGCAGGGCGGCGATCGCCGGGATCGGCGCGACGGAGTTCTCCAAGGACTCCGGGCGCAGCGAACTGCGGCTCGCGGCCGAGTGTATTTCCCACGCACTGGCCGACGCCGGACTGAAGCCGTCCGATGTGGACGGGCTGGTGTCGTTCACCATGGACGGCAACGCGGAGATCGCGGTCGCGCGGGAACTGGGGATCCCCGAGCTGAAGTTCTTCAGCCGCATCCACTACGGCGGCGGCGCCGCGGCGGCGACCGTGCAGCAGGCCGCGATGGCGGTGGCGACCGGGGTCGCCGACGTCGTCGTCGCGTACCGGGCGTTCAACGAGCGGTCCGGGCACCGCTTCGGCCAGGTGTCGTCCGCGGCGGCCGGGCAGGTCAACTCCTCGGGCGTGGACAACGCGTTCCACTACCCGATGGGCATCGCGACCCCGGCGGCGACGGTGGCCATGGTCGCGCGGCGGTACCTGCACGACTACGGCGCGACGAGCGAGGACTTCGGCCGGGTGGCGGTGATCGACCGCAAGCACGCGGCGACCAACCCCAACGCGTGGTTCCACGGACGGCCGATCACCCTCGAGGAGCACCAGGCGTCGCGCTGGGTGGCCGAGCCGCTGCACCTGCTCGACTGCTGCCAGGAGAGCGACGGCGGGGTCGCGCTGGTCGTCACGAGCGTTTCGCGGGCCCGTGACCTGGCGCGGCCGCCGGCGGTGATCGCGGCGGCGGCGCAGGGGAGCGGGCCGGACCAGTACGTGATGACCAGCTACTACCGCGACGACCTGGCCGCGCTGCCGGAGATGGGTGTCGTGGGGCGGCAGCTGTGGGGCCAGTCGGGGCTGCAGCCGTCCGATGTGGACGTCGCGGTGCTGTACGACCACTTCACGCCGTACGTGCTGATGCAGCTGGAGGAGCTGGGCTTCTGCGGCCGCGGCGAGGCGAAGGACTTCATCGCCGACGGCGCGCTGGAGCTCGACGGCGCGTTGCCGCTCAACCCGCACGGCGGGCAGCTCGGCGAGGCGTACATCCACGGCATGAACGGCATCGCGGAGGGAGTCCGGCAGATCCGCGGGACGGCGGCCAACCAGGTCAAGGGGGCGGCCCGGGTGCTGGTCACGGCGGGTACGGGCGTGCCGACCAGCGGACTGGTCCTGACGGGTGACTGA
- a CDS encoding DUF5134 domain-containing protein yields the protein MVHWVLTAVFAALVLPCVLRLVRLDYARLGPGVRHGDLAELLLVVAMVAMFSPVGGPIPAAGWQAVLVLTTGWFAAAWWRGRACAHHALSAAAMLYMVTAMPHAGNHGPWLTMSAMDARVAVPLAGLVAAGYFVADAAWSGVSAVRGSAAVGVGSGQASRAVCRVVMGAGMGYMLLASSL from the coding sequence ATGGTCCACTGGGTGCTCACCGCGGTCTTCGCGGCGCTGGTGCTGCCGTGCGTGCTGCGCCTGGTCCGCCTCGACTACGCGCGGCTCGGGCCCGGGGTGCGCCACGGCGACCTGGCGGAGTTGCTGCTGGTGGTGGCGATGGTGGCGATGTTCTCCCCGGTCGGCGGCCCGATCCCGGCGGCGGGCTGGCAGGCGGTGCTGGTCCTGACAACGGGCTGGTTCGCGGCGGCGTGGTGGCGCGGCCGCGCCTGCGCCCACCACGCGCTGTCAGCGGCGGCGATGCTGTACATGGTGACGGCGATGCCCCACGCGGGGAACCACGGCCCATGGCTGACGATGTCGGCGATGGACGCCCGGGTGGCGGTGCCCCTGGCCGGGTTGGTGGCGGCGGGGTACTTCGTGGCGGACGCGGCTTGGTCGGGGGTGTCGGCGGTGCGGGGCTCGGCGGCCGTGGGGGTGGGGTCCGGTCAGGCTTCGCGTGCCGTGTGCCGAGTGGTGATGGGCGCGGGGATGGGCTACATGCTGTTGGCCTCGTCCTTGTGA
- a CDS encoding riboflavin kinase, translating to MTSEYFVVRGTVEPGDKRGRELGFPTANIALRDQDGSLGDGVWAGWIGRPDGTRLPAAISVGRRPTYYGAGGYRLLEAHVLEFAGDLYGETLVVWLGAHLRNQQKYASAEDLITALKNDIAAATQWTTSHPAASLPVVEETPLGEVRRITG from the coding sequence GTGACTTCGGAATACTTCGTGGTGCGTGGAACGGTCGAACCGGGCGACAAGCGCGGCCGCGAGCTGGGCTTTCCGACGGCCAACATCGCGTTGCGCGACCAGGACGGCAGCCTGGGCGACGGGGTGTGGGCGGGCTGGATCGGCCGCCCGGACGGCACCCGCCTCCCGGCGGCGATCTCGGTGGGCCGCCGCCCGACGTACTACGGCGCGGGCGGGTACCGCCTGCTGGAGGCGCACGTCCTGGAGTTTGCGGGCGATTTGTACGGAGAGACGCTGGTGGTGTGGCTGGGCGCCCACCTGCGGAACCAGCAGAAGTACGCCTCGGCCGAGGACCTGATCACGGCGTTGAAGAACGACATCGCGGCGGCAACCCAGTGGACGACGTCCCACCCGGCGGCTTCGCTCCCCGTCGTCGAGGAGACCCCGCTCGGCGAGGTGCGGCGGATCACGGGTTGA
- a CDS encoding MaoC/PaaZ C-terminal domain-containing protein, with the protein MPIDPEVAIGAEIGEVSFAWTSSDVLLYHLALGAGPDELRYTYEQDLVVLPTFATVAANLRVFDPPAVSFPGVEIDLAKVLHGKQEITLHQPIPTSGKAVARSRISDVYDKGKAAVVVQEVSVTSSSGDPLWTARSSIFARGEGGFGGSRGPSDRVAFPSREPDFVFEAPTLPQQALLYRLCGDRNPLHADPEFAHAAGFDRPILHGLCTYGIVARVLVNELLDGDPARVASFAAKFAGVVFPGETLRIRVWRADDRLLVTTSAAERDDAPVLADTVLVPTS; encoded by the coding sequence GTGCCCATCGACCCCGAGGTCGCCATCGGTGCCGAGATCGGCGAGGTGAGCTTCGCCTGGACGTCGTCGGACGTGCTGCTGTACCACCTGGCGCTGGGCGCGGGCCCGGACGAGCTGCGGTACACCTACGAGCAGGACCTGGTGGTGCTGCCGACGTTCGCGACGGTGGCGGCGAACCTGCGCGTGTTCGACCCGCCGGCGGTGTCGTTCCCGGGGGTGGAGATCGACCTGGCGAAGGTGCTGCACGGCAAGCAGGAGATCACCCTGCACCAGCCGATTCCCACGTCGGGGAAGGCGGTGGCGCGGTCGCGGATATCGGACGTGTACGACAAGGGCAAGGCGGCGGTGGTGGTCCAGGAGGTTTCGGTCACGTCGTCGTCCGGCGATCCTTTGTGGACGGCCCGGTCGAGCATCTTCGCGCGGGGCGAGGGCGGTTTCGGTGGCTCGCGGGGGCCTTCGGACCGGGTGGCTTTTCCCTCGCGGGAGCCGGACTTCGTCTTCGAGGCGCCGACGCTGCCGCAGCAGGCGCTGCTGTACCGGCTGTGCGGCGACCGGAACCCGCTGCACGCGGACCCGGAGTTCGCGCACGCGGCGGGGTTCGACCGGCCGATCCTGCACGGGCTGTGCACGTACGGGATCGTGGCGCGGGTCCTGGTCAACGAGCTCCTCGACGGCGACCCGGCGCGGGTGGCGTCGTTCGCGGCGAAGTTCGCCGGGGTGGTGTTCCCGGGCGAGACGCTGCGCATCCGGGTGTGGCGTGCGGACGACCGGCTGCTGGTCACGACGTCGGCGGCCGAGCGGGACGACGCGCCGGTGCTGGCGGACACGGTGCTGGTGCCCACGTCCTGA
- a CDS encoding ferredoxin--NADP reductase: MAERVYTLTVADVVVETPDARSVVFEIPPEHASAFSYRAGQFLTLRIPSEKTGSVARCYSLSSAPHENRVQVTVKRTDGGYGSSWICSSLQPGMQVDVLAPAGVFCPASVDEDFLLFAGGSGITPVLAILKTALEKGSGRVVLVYANRDERSVIFAGELASLAKRYGDRLVVIHWLESVQGLPDVPQLRGLASAYTSHEAFLCGPAPFMAAAREALGQLGVPRERVHVEKFTSLTGNPFEAASADEEPVSDASPAALTVTLDGDTRSIPWPRQRKLLDHLLEAGLDAPYSCREGQCSACACRIVSGEVKMLHNEVLDAEDMADGIVLACQSLPVTDEVSISYE, encoded by the coding sequence ATGGCTGAGCGGGTCTACACGCTGACCGTCGCCGACGTCGTCGTCGAGACCCCGGACGCGCGGTCGGTGGTCTTCGAGATCCCGCCGGAGCACGCTTCGGCCTTTTCCTACCGGGCCGGGCAGTTCCTGACCCTGCGCATTCCCAGCGAAAAGACCGGTTCGGTGGCGCGGTGCTATTCGCTGTCGAGCGCGCCGCACGAGAACCGGGTGCAGGTGACGGTCAAGCGGACCGACGGCGGCTACGGGTCGAGCTGGATCTGCTCGTCTCTGCAGCCGGGGATGCAGGTCGACGTGCTCGCGCCGGCCGGGGTGTTCTGCCCGGCCTCGGTGGACGAGGACTTCCTGCTCTTCGCCGGCGGCAGCGGCATCACGCCGGTGCTGGCCATCCTGAAAACGGCTCTGGAAAAGGGTTCGGGCCGGGTCGTGCTGGTGTACGCGAACCGGGACGAGCGCTCGGTGATCTTCGCGGGTGAACTGGCGTCGCTGGCGAAGCGGTACGGAGACCGGCTGGTCGTCATCCATTGGCTGGAGAGCGTTCAGGGCCTGCCGGACGTCCCGCAGCTGCGTGGGCTGGCTTCGGCATACACCTCGCACGAGGCGTTCCTGTGCGGGCCGGCGCCGTTCATGGCGGCCGCGCGGGAGGCGCTCGGGCAGCTCGGCGTGCCGCGGGAGCGGGTGCACGTCGAGAAGTTCACCTCGCTGACCGGGAACCCGTTCGAAGCCGCTTCCGCCGATGAGGAGCCGGTCTCGGACGCGTCCCCCGCCGCGCTGACGGTGACCCTTGACGGCGACACGCGGTCCATCCCGTGGCCGCGGCAGCGGAAGCTCCTCGACCACCTGCTGGAAGCGGGCCTGGACGCGCCCTACTCGTGCCGCGAGGGACAGTGCAGTGCGTGTGCGTGCCGGATCGTCTCGGGCGAGGTGAAGATGCTGCACAACGAGGTCCTCGACGCCGAGGACATGGCGGACGGCATCGTGCTGGCCTGCCAGTCGCTGCCGGTCACCGACGAGGTCTCGATCAGCTACGAATAG
- a CDS encoding Rieske 2Fe-2S domain-containing protein, translating into MTQESVRTIYAGEPPTRFARGWHCLGLAETFRDGKPHAVTAFGTKLVVWADSAGELHVLDGYCRHMGGDLTQGSVKGDEVACPFHDWRWNGKGKCVSIPYAKRVPLRARTRSWTSEVQNGQLLVWHDPEGNPPPPELAIPRIEAAHSDEWSNWTWDEIFIDGSNCREIIDNVVDMAHFFYIHYAYPTYFKNVFEGHIATQYLNTKGRPDMGMASNYGGEDNLLRSEASYFGPSYMINKLVNSFQGYEIESVLINCHYPVTPTSFVLQYGMKVKKLPGISDEHADKIAAKLARGIGAGFLQDVEIWKHKTQIDNPLLCEEDGPVYQLRRWYQQFYVDAADVTEDMTQRFEFEVDTTKANEAWAAEVAENLARQKTEAEV; encoded by the coding sequence ATGACGCAGGAATCGGTACGCACCATCTACGCCGGCGAGCCGCCGACCCGGTTCGCCCGCGGCTGGCACTGCCTGGGCCTGGCGGAGACCTTCCGCGACGGGAAACCGCACGCCGTCACCGCGTTCGGCACGAAGCTCGTGGTGTGGGCGGATTCGGCGGGCGAGCTGCACGTGCTCGACGGCTACTGCCGGCACATGGGCGGCGACCTCACCCAGGGCAGCGTCAAGGGCGACGAGGTGGCCTGCCCGTTCCACGACTGGCGCTGGAACGGCAAGGGCAAGTGCGTCTCGATCCCCTACGCCAAGCGGGTTCCGCTGCGCGCGCGGACGCGGTCGTGGACGTCGGAGGTGCAGAACGGGCAGCTGCTCGTCTGGCACGACCCGGAAGGCAACCCGCCGCCCCCGGAGCTGGCGATCCCGCGGATCGAGGCGGCCCACAGCGACGAGTGGAGCAACTGGACCTGGGACGAGATCTTCATCGACGGGTCCAACTGCCGGGAGATCATCGACAACGTCGTGGACATGGCGCACTTCTTCTACATCCACTACGCCTACCCGACGTACTTCAAGAACGTCTTCGAAGGCCACATCGCCACCCAGTACCTCAACACCAAGGGCCGCCCGGACATGGGCATGGCTTCGAACTACGGCGGCGAGGACAACCTGCTGCGGTCGGAGGCGTCGTACTTCGGGCCGTCGTACATGATCAACAAACTGGTGAACTCGTTCCAGGGCTACGAAATCGAGAGCGTGCTCATCAACTGCCACTACCCGGTGACGCCGACGTCGTTCGTGCTGCAGTACGGGATGAAGGTCAAGAAGCTGCCGGGGATCTCCGACGAGCACGCGGACAAGATCGCCGCGAAGCTGGCCCGCGGCATCGGCGCCGGGTTCCTGCAGGATGTCGAGATCTGGAAGCACAAGACGCAGATCGACAACCCGCTGCTGTGCGAAGAGGACGGTCCGGTCTACCAGCTTCGCCGGTGGTACCAGCAGTTCTACGTCGACGCGGCGGACGTCACCGAGGACATGACGCAGCGGTTCGAGTTCGAAGTGGACACGACGAAGGCGAACGAGGCGTGGGCGGCGGAGGTCGCGGAGAACCTGGCGCGGCAGAAGACCGAGGCGGAAGTGTGA
- the kstD gene encoding 3-oxosteroid 1-dehydrogenase produces the protein MTEQFDVVVVGSGAAGMTAALAAAHHGLSVVVLEKAACFGGSTARSGGGVWLPGNHALRAAGIDEPPERAREYLASIVGDVVPAVRRDTFLAHGPEVLEFVCDHTPLEFRWVRDYSDYHPEAPGGRPGGRSVEPVALDGKLLGPELAHLEPPYSAPPLGVPITQADYRWLSLLARHPRGAVRLLSLARQWLVGKLRGQQLLSMGQALAAGLRAGLAQAGVEVRLNTPLVDLQVDGDRVTGVVTPQGVVGARRGVILASGGFERNLEMREKYQRAPIGVDWTVGAEANTGDGITAGLKLGAALDLMDDAWWGPSLPLTGGPWFALAERSRPRSIMVDARGERFVNESAPYVEAVHAMYGPGDGPGQHIPTWLVFDQRYKDRYMFTGIGPRQPLPGRWFKAGIAAKSSTLAGLAAKIDVPASGLEATVERFNGFARRGIDEDFHRGVSKYDHYYGDPRNKPNPSLGPLDKAPYYAVKIVPGDLGTKGGLRTDEHAQVLREDGSAVPGLFAAGNAGAAVMGRTYAGPGATIGPAMVFGYLAATRLANEDQGTTGGQR, from the coding sequence ATGACCGAGCAGTTCGACGTCGTCGTGGTCGGCAGCGGTGCCGCCGGGATGACCGCCGCGCTGGCTGCGGCCCACCATGGCCTGAGCGTAGTGGTCCTGGAGAAGGCGGCCTGCTTCGGCGGCTCGACCGCGCGCTCCGGCGGCGGCGTCTGGCTGCCCGGCAACCACGCGCTGCGCGCCGCCGGGATCGACGAACCACCCGAGCGGGCGCGCGAGTACCTCGCCTCGATCGTCGGCGACGTCGTCCCGGCCGTCCGGCGCGACACGTTCCTCGCGCACGGGCCCGAGGTGCTCGAGTTCGTCTGCGACCACACGCCCCTGGAGTTCCGCTGGGTCCGCGACTACAGCGACTACCACCCCGAAGCCCCCGGCGGGCGGCCCGGCGGCCGGTCGGTCGAACCGGTCGCCCTCGACGGCAAGCTCCTGGGCCCGGAGCTGGCCCACCTCGAACCGCCCTACAGCGCTCCCCCGCTCGGCGTGCCGATCACCCAGGCCGACTACCGCTGGCTGAGCCTGCTCGCCCGCCACCCGCGCGGTGCCGTCCGCCTGCTCTCGCTGGCACGGCAGTGGCTCGTCGGCAAGCTTCGCGGGCAGCAGCTGCTGAGCATGGGGCAAGCGCTTGCGGCCGGCCTCCGCGCCGGGCTCGCCCAGGCCGGGGTCGAGGTCCGGCTGAACACCCCGCTGGTCGATCTGCAGGTCGACGGCGATCGCGTGACCGGCGTTGTCACCCCGCAAGGTGTCGTCGGGGCCCGGCGGGGCGTGATCCTCGCCAGCGGCGGCTTCGAGCGGAACCTCGAAATGCGCGAGAAGTACCAGCGCGCGCCGATCGGCGTCGACTGGACCGTCGGCGCGGAGGCCAACACCGGCGACGGCATCACCGCCGGCCTCAAGCTGGGCGCGGCACTCGACCTGATGGACGACGCCTGGTGGGGCCCGTCACTGCCGCTCACCGGCGGCCCGTGGTTCGCGCTGGCCGAGCGGTCGCGGCCGCGCAGCATCATGGTCGACGCGCGCGGCGAGCGGTTCGTCAACGAATCGGCGCCGTACGTCGAGGCCGTGCACGCGATGTACGGACCCGGGGACGGTCCGGGGCAGCACATCCCGACCTGGCTGGTGTTCGACCAGCGCTACAAGGACCGGTACATGTTCACCGGCATCGGGCCGCGCCAGCCGCTGCCCGGCCGCTGGTTCAAGGCCGGGATCGCGGCGAAGTCGTCGACGCTGGCCGGGCTGGCGGCGAAGATCGACGTCCCGGCTTCCGGGCTGGAGGCCACCGTCGAGCGCTTCAACGGCTTCGCCCGCCGAGGCATCGACGAGGACTTCCACCGCGGTGTCAGCAAGTACGACCACTACTACGGCGACCCGCGCAACAAACCCAACCCCAGCCTCGGCCCCCTGGACAAGGCGCCGTACTACGCGGTCAAGATCGTGCCGGGCGACCTGGGCACCAAGGGCGGGCTGCGCACCGACGAACACGCGCAGGTGCTGCGCGAGGACGGCTCGGCCGTGCCGGGCCTGTTCGCCGCGGGCAACGCCGGCGCGGCCGTGATGGGCCGGACCTACGCCGGGCCGGGCGCGACCATCGGCCCCGCCATGGTGTTCGGCTACCTTGCGGCGACGCGGCTGGCGAACGAAGATCAGGGGACCACGGGAGGGCAGCGATGA